Proteins from one Coffea arabica cultivar ET-39 chromosome 8c, Coffea Arabica ET-39 HiFi, whole genome shotgun sequence genomic window:
- the LOC113706514 gene encoding uncharacterized protein: MAGEGAENGRDDMIIDGSGADQQRQNNLIFDGVNVNYLKLYYGKLFPHADVFKWMSYGNDGKHPGCDHSYFGRREFSFTLDNDIYLRFQSFSGLSEMENSIREKCPFKIDIGPVYSVDPARRHAYAQGSDNVFTPVERELIFDIDMSDYDDVRYCCSGADVCLDCWPLMTVAIKVLDSALRDDFGFNHILWVYSGRRGVHCWVCDGKARRLNNEQRAAIADYFRVYKGNENSQKMVSLLGQALHPFLVRAHNEVLKIFFEEKLLSTQNLLLDEDRYEKILGMIPDESITSELRGKWADNRRSKEDINVVRWQQLKHMLQSAKQKLQLRRCVEEIVFSFTYPRLDMEVSRHMNHLLKAPFCVHPKTGRVCIPIDPNCCEDFDPTAVPTLSKILEELNTEGSRKEGDNEWDRTSLGDPVRYFRSSFLQPLLKSCKEEIESSYSAKLQESKNSLNW, from the exons ATGGCTGGAGAGGGAGCTGAAAATGGAAGAGATGATATGATTATTGATGGATCAGGAGCTGATCAGCAGAGGCAGAATAATTTAATCTTTGATGGAGTCAACGTGAATTACCTCAAACTTTATTACG GGAAGCTTTTTCCTCATGCTGATGTGTTTAAATGGATGTCGTATGGGAACG ATGGGAAGCATCCCGGGTGCGACCATTCATACTTCGGGCGCAGAGAATTCTCCTTCACCTTGGATAATGACATATATTTGCGGTTTCAGTCTTTCAGTGGCTTGTCTGAAATGGAAAATTCTATAAGGGAAAAATGTCCCTTTAAAATTGATATTGGCCCTGTTTACAGTGTGGAT CCTGCAAGGAGGCATGCCTATGCACAAGGGAGTGATAATGTCTTCACTCCAGTCGAGAGGGAGCTCATTTTTGATATA GATATGTCAGACTATGATGACGTAAGATATTGCTGCTCAGGGGCCGATGTCTGTTTGGATTGCTGGCCATTGATGACAGTTGCTATTAAAGTTCTTGATTCTGCCCTTAGAG ATGACTTTGGATTTAATCACATCCTCTGGGTGTACAGTGGTCGACGTGGTGTGCATTGTTGGGTGTGCGATGGAAAAGCTAGGAG GTTGAACAATGAACAGAGGGCAGCTATTGCAGATTACTTTCGTGTGTATAAG GGTAATGAGAATAGTCAAAAAATGGTTTCTCTATTAGGTCAAGCACTTCATCCCTTCCTTGT GAGAGCACACAATGAAgttctgaaaattttcttcGAGGAAAAATTGCTTTCCACTCAAAATCTATTATTAGATGAGGACCGATACGAGAAGATTCTAGGAATGATTCCTGATGAAT CCATTACTTCAGAGCTTCGTGGAAAGTGGGCTGATAATAGGCGCTCCAAAGAAGATATTAATGTTGTCCGCTGGCAGCAACTGAAGCACATGCTGCAATCAGCGAAACAAAAG TTGCAACTTCGTCGGTGTGTGGAAGAGatagttttttcttttacatATCCAAGGCTTGACATGGAG GTTTCAAGACACATGAACCATTTGCTAAAGGCACCCTTCTGTGTACAcccaaaaacag GCCGTGTGTGCATTCCTATTGATCCAAACTGCTGTGAAGATTTTGACCCTACTGCAGTACCGACACTTTCCAAG ATCCTTGAAGAACTTAATACGGAAGGTTCAAGAAAGGAAGGTGACAATG AATGGGATAGAACATCACTGGGAGATCCTGTCAGATATTTTCGATCATCTTTCTTGCAGCCTCTGCTAAAATCATGCAAG